In one window of Macadamia integrifolia cultivar HAES 741 chromosome 2, SCU_Mint_v3, whole genome shotgun sequence DNA:
- the LOC122063579 gene encoding putative germin-like protein 2-1 yields MEKFYFKALVNAKFCKNPKLVIAYDFFLTGFNIAMNTSDRLGLKITPVTVNELPGLNTLGISMGRMDFGPYGLNPPHIHPSRYREPNRLEGYPICWLHNLQPRKSSHHPNSQNPGIITITVVVFGSKPSISDDVLAKAFQLDEKVVDNLQAKYRT; encoded by the coding sequence ATGGAAAAGTTTTATTTCAAAGCGTTGGTGAATGCAAAATTCTGCAAGAACCCTAAGCTTGTCATAGCCTATGATTTCTTCTTAACAGGGTTCAACATAGCTATGAACACCTCAGACAGACTTGGGTTGAAAATAACTCCGGTGACTGTGAACGAGTTACCTGGACTCAACACACTAGGCATATCCATGGGTCGCATGGACTTTGGACCATATGGTCTCAACCCTCCACACATACACCCCTCCAGGTACAGAGAACCTAACAGACTTGAGGGGTACCCTATATGTTGGCTTCATAATCTCCAACCCCGAAAATCGTCTCATCACCCAAATAGTCAGAATCCTGGTATCATCACTATCACAGTTGTTGTCTTTGGATCGAAGCCTTCTATATCAGATGATGTTCTTGCCAAAGCCTTCCAACTTGACGAGAAAGTGGTTGATAATCTTCAAGCCAAATACCGGACCTGA